A genomic segment from Chitinophaga niabensis encodes:
- a CDS encoding RidA family protein, translating to MDLQTAFKARRDNKAEFYGNPESVASTIVVVSGLALPNRLPEIKIVARQ from the coding sequence TTGGATCTGCAAACGGCTTTTAAGGCCCGGAGGGATAATAAAGCGGAGTTTTATGGCAATCCGGAAAGCGTGGCCAGTACGATTGTTGTGGTAAGCGGGCTGGCATTGCCGAACCGGTTGCCGGAGATTAAGATTGTTGCACGGCAGTGA